In Halomarina litorea, a single window of DNA contains:
- a CDS encoding PadR family transcriptional regulator, whose protein sequence is MFDLTGFQRDLLYVIAGLDRASGQSVKEELEAHTGREITHGRLYPNLDVLVNRDLVEKGQIDRRTNYYTVSDQGLEALRERRDWEEQYIDL, encoded by the coding sequence ATATTCGACTTGACGGGGTTCCAGCGCGACCTCCTGTACGTCATCGCAGGATTGGATCGCGCGTCGGGACAGTCGGTCAAAGAGGAACTCGAGGCGCACACCGGGCGGGAGATCACGCACGGTCGGCTCTACCCGAACCTCGACGTGCTCGTCAATCGCGACCTCGTCGAGAAGGGACAGATCGACCGCCGGACGAACTACTACACCGTCTCCGACCAGGGCCTCGAGGCGCTCCGGGAGCGTCGGGACTGGGAGGAACAGTACATCGATCTCTGA
- a CDS encoding DUF1616 domain-containing protein, translated as MRSGRSAPRGSAVPVDLVFVLAYIGGVDALLLIDALGGPASPLRVLLTLPVLFFLPGYSLAAAAFPRVAPTHRGSQGPSLLDRVQQPTQGIDHVERAALGFGLSFALLPIVGLLVAATPGPVSARGSVVALTVVTALFAVVAAVRRWRLDPEERYTLPFGTWESTLGGSGGSALDAALSVVLALAILAAMGAGALAIAAPQDGTSFTNYGIGTINDSGEFVAADYPTEWQSGEPRNMAFQVVNHEDERVNYTVVVQMQRISEDGRVVELAELDRFNESIGDDRSWTQEHRIQPPLNGDRLQVVYLFYKGDPPSTPTRFNADEYVYFWTNVGSGGEESSLAGPARSR; from the coding sequence ATGAGAAGCGGTCGGTCGGCACCGCGCGGGTCCGCGGTCCCCGTCGACCTCGTCTTCGTCCTCGCGTACATCGGGGGCGTCGACGCTCTCCTGTTGATAGACGCCCTGGGCGGCCCCGCCAGCCCGCTCCGCGTCCTCCTCACACTCCCGGTGCTGTTCTTCCTGCCGGGATACAGTCTCGCCGCGGCGGCGTTCCCGCGAGTCGCCCCCACCCACCGGGGCTCACAGGGCCCGTCGCTCCTCGACCGGGTCCAACAGCCCACCCAGGGTATCGACCACGTCGAGCGGGCGGCGCTCGGATTCGGGCTGAGCTTCGCCCTCCTGCCGATAGTCGGTCTCCTCGTCGCGGCCACGCCCGGCCCCGTCTCCGCTCGCGGGTCCGTCGTCGCGCTCACCGTCGTCACCGCGCTGTTCGCAGTCGTCGCGGCGGTGCGCCGCTGGCGGCTCGACCCCGAGGAGCGCTACACCCTCCCGTTCGGGACGTGGGAGAGCACGCTGGGGGGGTCCGGCGGGTCGGCGCTCGACGCCGCGCTGTCGGTCGTCCTCGCACTCGCCATCCTCGCCGCGATGGGGGCCGGGGCGCTGGCCATCGCGGCCCCGCAGGACGGCACCTCCTTTACGAACTACGGCATCGGGACCATCAACGACTCGGGCGAGTTCGTCGCCGCCGACTACCCGACGGAGTGGCAATCGGGTGAGCCGCGCAACATGGCGTTCCAGGTCGTCAACCACGAGGACGAGCGCGTCAACTACACGGTCGTCGTCCAGATGCAGCGCATCAGCGAGGACGGCCGCGTGGTCGAACTCGCCGAACTCGACCGGTTCAACGAGTCGATCGGCGACGACCGCTCGTGGACGCAGGAACACCGTATCCAGCCGCCGCTCAACGGCGACCGACTGCAGGTCGTCTACCTGTTCTACAAGGGTGACCCGCCGTCGACGCCGACCCGGTTCAACGCCGACGAGTACGTCTACTTCTGGACGAACGTCGGCAGCGGCGGGGAGGAGAGCTCGTTGGCCGGTCCGGCGAGGTCTCGCTGA
- a CDS encoding DUF6541 family protein produces MTERPGGRHRRSKGALTVGFLAVAVAILLAWSSPAGQYELSIYGATPAPVWAALSVALLVSILVGSSGREGYAMPLAAVLAVAAMMTVVGLPIIRNYHAYGLADALTHMGWAKGIAFGEMSTLGILYPGSHIATSLVSAVTGVYIGRAMMFVVALFVLAYLVFVPLTVRTLVGDGAATVIATFSGLFLLPITNVSTFLDYHPYTLATFLFPLLLFLVFKYLADRPRQSRLGDVLSSTGLVLVVVGVTVNLVHPQVAVNMLVLLGAIVAAQWLYRWLPGGDPLSENRSLLAPTLFLGAFFLVWTLRYEIVFNMLFRLVEQFQLFLDGGAGAGAVVKAREESADGLGVSIVELFGKLFFVHAAYVLLSAGLVLVALAGRLTDDRPDRNAAVAYVTYGGLALTPFFLLHFLGDVSGYFFRHVGFGMMLMTILGALALHALQRWAVATDVARWVRPIAVVALAAALVLSVLVMFPSPYIYKPTHHVTEASMSGHELSFESGDLDDVRYTGLEPSPERFADGLRTDIRSYDTVPPAYLRANNLTEYTGDDPYYYTVTRHNYGVEVVSHKGHEYTRRMFANIGTEFGVDRVQANGDLTVYYVDSAVTTPPPDESSRSQARDGRPFALSTGTPSRVR; encoded by the coding sequence ATGACTGAGCGACCGGGCGGGCGACACCGCCGCTCGAAGGGAGCGCTCACCGTCGGCTTCCTCGCCGTCGCGGTCGCCATCTTGCTGGCGTGGTCGTCGCCAGCCGGCCAGTACGAACTGTCCATCTACGGGGCGACGCCCGCGCCCGTCTGGGCGGCGCTGTCGGTCGCACTCCTGGTCTCAATCCTCGTCGGCTCGTCCGGTCGGGAGGGCTACGCGATGCCGCTCGCGGCGGTCCTGGCCGTCGCCGCGATGATGACCGTCGTCGGCCTCCCCATCATCCGTAACTACCACGCCTACGGGCTGGCAGACGCGCTGACCCACATGGGGTGGGCGAAGGGCATCGCGTTCGGCGAGATGAGCACGCTGGGGATTCTCTACCCGGGGAGTCACATCGCCACGTCGCTCGTGAGCGCCGTCACCGGGGTGTACATCGGACGGGCGATGATGTTCGTCGTCGCCCTCTTCGTCCTCGCGTACCTCGTGTTCGTCCCGCTCACGGTGCGGACGCTGGTCGGCGACGGGGCGGCGACGGTCATCGCCACGTTCTCGGGGCTGTTCCTCCTGCCCATCACGAACGTCTCGACGTTCCTCGACTACCACCCCTACACGCTGGCGACGTTCCTGTTCCCGCTCTTGCTGTTTCTCGTGTTCAAGTACCTCGCCGACCGCCCGCGCCAGTCGAGACTCGGCGACGTCCTCTCTTCGACCGGGCTGGTGCTCGTCGTCGTGGGCGTCACCGTCAACCTCGTCCACCCGCAGGTCGCGGTGAACATGCTGGTGTTGCTCGGGGCCATCGTGGCTGCCCAGTGGCTCTATCGCTGGCTGCCGGGCGGCGACCCGCTCTCCGAGAACCGCTCGCTGCTCGCACCCACGCTGTTCCTCGGGGCGTTCTTCCTCGTCTGGACGCTGCGCTACGAGATCGTGTTCAACATGCTGTTCCGCCTCGTCGAGCAGTTCCAGTTGTTCCTCGACGGCGGCGCGGGCGCCGGCGCCGTCGTGAAGGCGCGCGAGGAGTCCGCCGACGGCCTCGGCGTGAGCATCGTCGAACTGTTCGGCAAGCTGTTTTTCGTCCACGCCGCGTACGTGTTGCTCTCGGCGGGGCTCGTGCTGGTCGCGCTCGCGGGGCGGCTCACCGACGACCGGCCGGACCGAAACGCGGCGGTCGCCTACGTCACCTACGGGGGGCTGGCGCTCACGCCGTTCTTCCTCCTGCACTTCCTCGGCGACGTCTCGGGGTACTTCTTCCGGCACGTCGGGTTCGGGATGATGCTGATGACGATACTCGGCGCGCTGGCGCTCCACGCGCTCCAGCGATGGGCCGTCGCCACCGACGTGGCCAGGTGGGTCAGGCCCATCGCCGTCGTCGCGTTGGCGGCGGCGCTGGTGTTGTCGGTGCTGGTCATGTTCCCGTCGCCGTACATCTACAAGCCGACGCACCACGTCACCGAGGCGTCGATGAGCGGCCACGAACTCTCCTTCGAGAGCGGGGACCTCGACGACGTCCGCTACACCGGCCTCGAACCCTCGCCCGAACGGTTCGCTGACGGCCTCCGGACCGACATCCGCTCGTACGACACCGTGCCGCCGGCGTACCTGCGGGCCAACAACCTGACGGAGTACACGGGCGACGACCCGTACTACTACACGGTCACCCGGCACAACTACGGCGTCGAGGTCGTCTCGCACAAGGGCCACGAGTACACCCGACGGATGTTCGCGAACATCGGGACCGAGTTCGGCGTCGACCGGGTTCAGGCCAACGGGGACCTCACGGTCTACTACGTCGACTCCGCGGTGACGACGCCGCCCCCCGACGAGTCGTCCCGGTCACAGGCACGCGACGGGCGTCCGTTCGCGCTCTCGACGGGGACTCCGTCCCGAGTTCGGTAG
- a CDS encoding DUF7511 domain-containing protein: protein MRKNANASPRRSASTEDGSLFAWPRFGLEYTVEPYDDAPDLYTFYPEGASDEEIITQWISASEESVVDITAVR from the coding sequence ATGAGAAAGAACGCCAACGCCTCGCCGCGCCGCTCCGCGAGCACCGAGGACGGCTCGCTGTTCGCGTGGCCGCGCTTCGGGCTCGAGTACACCGTCGAGCCGTACGACGACGCACCGGACCTCTACACGTTCTATCCGGAGGGAGCGTCGGACGAGGAGATCATCACGCAGTGGATATCGGCCTCCGAGGAGTCCGTCGTCGACATCACTGCCGTCCGCTGA
- a CDS encoding metal-dependent hydrolase, producing the protein MWPWEHLAVGYVLVSLLWRLRGERPDLLAAFAVAFGTQFPDLVDKPLAWVFGVFDSGIAAGHSVLVAVPLCTVLVALAYRAGYVRAAAAFSVGYFSHIPGDAFYPMFYGQPFRWKVFFWPISQGAGEGQVDFLAQVLRFLSRTESFATSPQGATYIGFELLLLLTAFSLWALDGAPGLPRPWETGSKAGER; encoded by the coding sequence ATGTGGCCGTGGGAGCATCTCGCGGTCGGCTACGTGCTCGTCTCGCTGCTGTGGCGGCTCCGCGGCGAGCGACCCGACCTGCTGGCGGCGTTCGCCGTCGCGTTCGGGACGCAGTTCCCTGACCTCGTCGACAAGCCGCTAGCGTGGGTGTTCGGCGTCTTCGACAGCGGCATCGCGGCCGGACACTCGGTGCTCGTCGCCGTCCCGCTGTGTACGGTGCTGGTCGCTCTCGCCTACCGGGCGGGCTACGTCCGCGCCGCCGCCGCCTTCAGCGTCGGGTACTTCTCGCACATCCCGGGCGACGCCTTCTACCCGATGTTCTACGGCCAGCCGTTCCGGTGGAAGGTGTTCTTCTGGCCCATCTCCCAGGGGGCCGGCGAGGGGCAGGTCGACTTCCTCGCGCAGGTCCTCCGGTTCCTCTCGCGGACCGAGTCGTTCGCCACCAGCCCGCAGGGGGCCACCTACATCGGGTTCGAGTTGCTGTTGCTCCTGACCGCGTTCTCGCTGTGGGCGCTCGACGGGGCACCCGGCCTCCCGCGACCGTGGGAGACCGGCTCGAAGGCCGGTGAGCGGTAA
- a CDS encoding glycosyltransferase family 2 protein: MYRNHTIAVVIPAYNEAGLIGRVIDTVPDYVDRVYAIDDRSTDDTWAEIQAAAASVNRRREQTEPQAAVADGGHDAPRVVAMRNEVNQGRGASVKRGYKRALADGMDIVAVMDGDGQMDPAVLDRILDPVVERRADYAKGNRLANGAWDGMSRFRLFGNMVLSFLTKLSSGYWEVSDSQNGYAAISREALEELDIDDLYEDYGFENDILAKLNLHDMRVADVPHPAVYGDETSTIKYNTFIPRVSMLLLGNFVHRMKSKYFGENFHPVALCYALGVLAVLAGLVTGAFTLLTLAEGTLAEGMLSVVVFLFGALSLVLALAVDVRLNAHLAADPEA, translated from the coding sequence GTGTACCGCAACCACACCATCGCAGTCGTCATCCCCGCGTACAACGAGGCGGGGCTCATCGGTCGCGTCATCGACACGGTCCCCGACTACGTCGACCGCGTCTACGCCATCGACGACCGGTCGACGGACGACACGTGGGCGGAGATTCAGGCGGCCGCCGCGTCGGTCAACCGCCGCCGCGAGCAGACCGAACCGCAGGCGGCCGTCGCCGACGGCGGCCACGACGCACCCCGCGTCGTCGCCATGCGCAACGAGGTCAATCAGGGCCGGGGCGCGAGCGTCAAGCGCGGCTACAAGCGGGCGCTCGCCGACGGGATGGACATCGTCGCCGTGATGGACGGCGACGGCCAGATGGACCCCGCGGTCCTCGACCGCATCCTCGACCCCGTCGTCGAGCGCCGGGCCGACTACGCGAAGGGCAACCGCCTCGCGAACGGCGCGTGGGACGGGATGTCGCGCTTCCGCCTGTTCGGCAACATGGTGCTCTCGTTCCTGACGAAGCTCTCGTCGGGCTACTGGGAGGTGAGCGACTCGCAGAACGGCTACGCGGCCATCTCGCGCGAGGCGCTCGAGGAACTCGACATCGACGACCTCTACGAGGACTACGGCTTCGAGAACGACATCCTCGCGAAGCTCAACCTCCACGATATGCGCGTGGCGGACGTCCCGCACCCCGCGGTGTACGGCGACGAGACGAGCACCATCAAGTACAACACGTTCATCCCGCGGGTGTCGATGCTCCTGCTCGGGAACTTCGTCCACCGCATGAAGTCGAAGTACTTCGGCGAGAACTTCCACCCGGTCGCCCTCTGCTACGCCCTCGGCGTCCTCGCGGTACTCGCGGGCCTCGTCACCGGCGCGTTCACGCTGTTGACGCTGGCGGAGGGGACGCTGGCGGAGGGGATGCTCTCCGTGGTCGTCTTCCTGTTCGGTGCGCTCTCGCTGGTGCTCGCACTCGCGGTCGACGTGCGCCTGAACGCCCACCTCGCCGCTGACCCGGAAGCGTAA
- a CDS encoding DUF7344 domain-containing protein — protein MESPSDELELDDAFNILSNSRRRYILYYLYTHDEPATIDELAGQIAAWENEIPIDELDDTARRRVYVSLYQTHLPKLDDFGIADYDRDEGVVELTDRADEIVRYLPVGEREQRDFTWYYVALAGGAVVLMLGILVDVIPAGAAAIAVALGLLAVVVYQFLVSNDDGQADFLQLEDLE, from the coding sequence ATGGAGAGCCCGTCCGACGAGCTGGAGCTCGACGACGCGTTCAACATCCTCAGCAACTCACGTCGTCGGTACATCCTCTACTACCTCTACACGCACGACGAGCCGGCGACCATCGACGAACTCGCCGGACAGATCGCCGCCTGGGAGAACGAGATACCCATCGACGAACTCGACGACACGGCGCGGCGTCGCGTCTACGTCTCGCTCTACCAGACCCACCTGCCGAAACTCGACGACTTCGGCATCGCGGACTACGACCGCGACGAGGGGGTCGTAGAGCTGACCGACCGGGCCGACGAGATCGTCCGCTACCTCCCTGTCGGGGAGCGCGAGCAGCGTGACTTCACGTGGTATTACGTCGCGCTAGCGGGCGGCGCGGTGGTGTTGATGCTCGGTATCCTCGTCGACGTCATCCCCGCGGGGGCGGCGGCCATCGCCGTCGCGCTCGGACTGCTCGCCGTCGTCGTCTACCAGTTTCTCGTCTCGAACGACGACGGACAGGCCGACTTCCTCCAGCTCGAAGACCTGGAGTGA